A stretch of Gemmobacter fulvus DNA encodes these proteins:
- a CDS encoding MFS transporter translates to MTDAQQGRWAVAAMFLANGFIMGAWAPQIPLLLPRHGIGEAMLGLLILVLGLGAVAAMLFAGRLIQRHGARRVLCGFAFAVIPVLPLVVIAPNLPLLALAMALFGALIGCMDVAMNANAVEVERGMRRAIMSSSHGFWSLGGFLGGSIGGLALAQWGAVAQALGVAAAVALIVTLAAPRIYAAPETGPMQDAPKTRLLPRDPLIWVIGLMALLCMVPEGAVMDWAALYLLQEHGAGVAVAGMGFALFSGAMAIMRFAGDAVRNRFGAVLTLRASAILAALALMVAAAAPSAPVVLVAFAVAGLGIANTVPIMFSAAGNHPGMASGAALSTVTMIGYSGILVAPSSIGFVAEHIGFRWTYGALALLLLVVAALAGLVRAADAARH, encoded by the coding sequence ATGACGGATGCGCAACAGGGCCGCTGGGCGGTGGCTGCGATGTTTCTGGCCAATGGTTTCATCATGGGGGCATGGGCACCGCAGATTCCGCTGCTGCTGCCCCGCCACGGCATAGGCGAGGCGATGCTGGGCCTGTTGATCCTCGTGCTGGGTCTGGGCGCGGTGGCGGCCATGCTGTTCGCCGGGCGGCTGATCCAGCGCCATGGCGCGCGCCGCGTGCTGTGCGGCTTTGCCTTTGCGGTGATCCCGGTGCTGCCCTTGGTGGTGATCGCGCCCAATCTGCCGCTGCTGGCGCTGGCGATGGCGCTGTTCGGGGCGTTGATCGGCTGCATGGATGTGGCGATGAACGCCAATGCGGTCGAGGTCGAGCGCGGGATGCGCCGGGCCATCATGTCCTCCAGCCACGGATTCTGGAGCCTCGGCGGCTTTCTGGGTGGCAGCATTGGCGGGCTAGCGCTGGCGCAATGGGGCGCTGTGGCGCAGGCGCTGGGCGTGGCCGCAGCGGTGGCGCTGATCGTGACATTGGCCGCACCCCGGATTTATGCCGCGCCGGAGACCGGGCCGATGCAGGATGCGCCGAAAACCCGGCTGCTGCCGCGCGATCCGCTGATCTGGGTGATCGGGCTGATGGCCTTGCTGTGCATGGTGCCCGAGGGCGCGGTGATGGATTGGGCCGCCCTATACCTGTTGCAGGAACATGGCGCTGGGGTGGCGGTGGCGGGCATGGGCTTTGCCCTGTTCTCGGGGGCCATGGCGATCATGCGCTTTGCGGGCGATGCGGTGCGCAACCGCTTTGGCGCGGTGCTGACCCTGCGCGCCTCGGCCATTCTGGCCGCGCTGGCGCTGATGGTCGCCGCCGCAGCCCCCTCGGCCCCGGTGGTGCTGGTCGCCTTTGCGGTGGCGGGCCTTGGCATCGCCAATACCGTGCCGATCATGTTTTCGGCGGCAGGCAATCATCCCGGCATGGCCAGTGGCGCCGCGCTGTCGACGGTGACGATGATCGGCTACAGCGGGATTCTGGTCGCCCCCTCTTCCATCGGGTTTGTGGCCGAACACATCGGCTTTCGCTGGACCTATGGCGCGCTGGCGCTGTTGCTGCTGGTGGTTGCGGCGCTGGCCGGGCTGGTGCGGGCGGCGGATGCGGCCCGGCACTGA
- a CDS encoding aldehyde dehydrogenase family protein → MDGGDPVARLFHLQSSGAAARRATFGLTERRAALARLADAIRARQAEIVAALATDFGKPEAEVVLTEILPLLQEIAHTSRHLGRWMRPRRVRAGLSAFGTSAQIVTEPKGTCLIIAPWNYPLNLALGPLISCLAAGNSAILKPSELTPATSALIADIVAETFANDLVAVVEGGKEVAEALLALPFDHIFFTGSPEVGSRVMAAAAKTLASVTLELGGKSPCIIGPGADLAQAAKWIAFGKFTNAGQTCIAPDHVLVHASVAAPFKAALRHAINRLYPGGLASPDLTLVINDRHAQRLTHLLGEALDMGARLVTGGPSRGRRILPTVIEAVTPEMGLDRDEIFGPILPLLIYDDLPDALARIAARPKPLALYMFEKDRGLVEQVIAGSTSGSVGVNLTMLQFSHPFLPFGGVNRSGLGAAHGQWGFRAFSHEKAVLRNRFSPVPLLFPPYTARVRRLIALAQRMLG, encoded by the coding sequence ATGGACGGTGGCGATCCGGTAGCGAGGCTGTTTCACCTGCAATCGTCCGGGGCGGCGGCGCGGCGCGCCACCTTCGGGCTGACCGAGCGCCGCGCGGCGTTGGCCCGGCTGGCCGACGCGATCCGGGCGCGGCAGGCCGAGATCGTGGCAGCGCTGGCGACCGATTTCGGCAAACCCGAGGCAGAGGTGGTGCTGACCGAGATCCTGCCGCTGTTACAGGAAATCGCCCATACCTCGCGCCATCTTGGCCGCTGGATGCGGCCCCGGCGGGTGCGGGCCGGGCTGTCGGCCTTTGGCACCTCGGCGCAGATCGTGACCGAGCCGAAGGGCACCTGCCTGATCATCGCACCCTGGAACTATCCGCTCAATCTCGCGCTGGGGCCGCTGATCTCGTGTCTGGCGGCGGGCAACAGCGCGATCCTGAAACCGTCAGAGCTGACCCCGGCCACATCGGCGCTGATTGCCGATATCGTGGCCGAGACCTTTGCCAATGATCTGGTAGCGGTGGTCGAGGGCGGCAAAGAGGTGGCCGAGGCGCTGCTGGCGCTGCCCTTTGACCATATCTTTTTCACCGGCAGCCCCGAGGTTGGCAGCCGGGTGATGGCGGCGGCGGCAAAGACGCTGGCCTCTGTCACGTTGGAGCTGGGCGGCAAATCGCCCTGCATCATCGGGCCGGGGGCGGATCTGGCACAGGCCGCCAAGTGGATCGCCTTCGGCAAATTCACCAATGCCGGGCAGACCTGTATCGCGCCGGATCATGTGCTGGTTCATGCCAGCGTTGCCGCCCCTTTCAAGGCGGCGCTGCGCCATGCCATCAACCGGCTTTATCCCGGTGGGCTGGCGTCGCCCGATCTGACGCTGGTGATCAACGACCGGCACGCGCAGCGCCTGACGCATCTGCTGGGAGAGGCGCTGGACATGGGGGCGCGGCTGGTCACGGGTGGGCCGTCGCGCGGGCGGCGCATCCTGCCCACGGTGATCGAAGCGGTGACACCCGAAATGGGGCTGGACCGGGACGAGATCTTTGGCCCGATCCTGCCCTTGCTGATCTATGACGATCTGCCCGATGCCTTGGCCCGCATCGCAGCGCGGCCAAAGCCGCTGGCGCTTTATATGTTTGAAAAAGACCGGGGGCTGGTGGAGCAGGTGATTGCGGGCAGCACCTCTGGCTCTGTCGGGGTGAATCTGACGATGCTGCAATTCTCGCACCCGTTCCTGCCGTTTGGCGGGGTGAACCGATCGGGGCTGGGGGCGGCGCATGGGCAGTGGGGCTTCCGGGCCTTCAGCCATGAAAAAGCCGTGCTGCGCAACAGGTTCAGCCCGGTGCCGCTGCTGTTTCCGCCCTATACGGCGCGGGTGCGGCGGCTGATCGCGCTGGCGCAGCGGATGCTGGGCTGA